The bacterium genome includes a window with the following:
- a CDS encoding cytochrome c3 family protein, with the protein MRKVLLLTAAALLLAGPAVAPAAETKVPAGTENLVLDSMSKGKQKAGKKVLKGPVPFAHQAHVDAGVKCYDCHHKQKEGETPKPCHECHKELKGDTPKESDAFHCGAVETMPALQSCVGCHSRTVAGTKATKAPLTREPCDACHSLLKK; encoded by the coding sequence ATGAGGAAGGTCCTGCTGCTCACCGCCGCCGCACTGCTCCTGGCCGGTCCCGCCGTCGCGCCCGCGGCCGAGACCAAGGTCCCGGCCGGCACCGAGAACCTGGTCCTCGACTCCATGTCCAAGGGGAAGCAGAAGGCGGGCAAGAAGGTCCTCAAGGGCCCGGTCCCCTTCGCGCACCAGGCGCACGTCGACGCCGGGGTCAAGTGCTACGACTGCCACCACAAGCAGAAGGAAGGCGAGACGCCCAAGCCCTGCCACGAGTGTCACAAGGAGCTCAAGGGCGACACGCCGAAGGAGAGCGACGCCTTTCACTGCGGCGCCGTCGAGACCATGCCCGCGCTGCAGTCCTGCGTCGGCTGCCATTCGCGCACCGTCGCCGGGACGAAGGCGACCAAGGCGCCTCTGACGCGCGAGCCCTGCGACGCCTGCCACAGCCTCCTGAAGAAATAG
- a CDS encoding glutamine--tRNA ligase/YqeY domain fusion protein: MSDATRPAAPAEAAAPAPRDFIREIVAADVAAGVNGGRVATRFPPEPNGYLHIGHAKSICLNFGIAREFGGTCNLRMDDTNPAKEEVEYVDSIVEDVRWLGFDWDDRLFYASDYFERLYGFAEQLIERGKAYVDDQSAEQIRATRGTLTEPGTASPWRGRGAAENLDLFRRMRAGEFPDGARVLRAKIDMASPNIVLRDPTLYRIKRATHHRTGDAWCIYPMYDFAHCLSDAIEGITHSICTLEFEINRPLYDWVIGNVDAPGRPHQYEFARLNLTYTILSKRKLLKLVQGGTVSGWDDPRMPTISGFRRRGYTPEAIRAFCDKIGVGKRDSTVDVALLEHCLREDLNRRAPRLMAVLRPLKLVIENYPEGQVEELDAVNNPEDPAAGTRKVPFSRELWIDREDFREDPPKGFLRLAPGREVRLRYAYFVRCTGVVKDASGEVIEVRGTYDPATRGGDAPDGRKVKVTMHWLSAAHAREAEVRLYDRLFARENPDEAEDFLEALNPHSLEVLRGCRIEPALAAVAPGALVQFERVGYFAADARDWRPGAPVFNRAVTLRDAWEKLRKR; encoded by the coding sequence ATGAGCGATGCGACCCGCCCCGCCGCGCCCGCGGAGGCCGCTGCGCCCGCGCCCCGGGACTTCATCCGCGAGATCGTTGCCGCCGACGTCGCCGCGGGCGTCAACGGCGGTCGCGTCGCGACGCGCTTCCCGCCCGAGCCGAACGGCTACCTGCACATCGGCCACGCCAAGTCGATCTGCCTGAACTTCGGCATCGCGCGCGAGTTCGGCGGCACCTGCAACCTGCGCATGGACGACACGAACCCGGCGAAGGAGGAGGTGGAGTACGTCGACTCGATCGTCGAGGACGTGCGCTGGCTCGGTTTCGACTGGGACGACCGGCTCTTCTACGCCTCGGACTACTTCGAACGGCTCTACGGCTTCGCGGAGCAGCTGATCGAGCGGGGCAAGGCCTACGTCGACGACCAGAGCGCCGAGCAGATCCGCGCGACACGCGGCACGCTGACCGAGCCCGGGACGGCGAGCCCGTGGCGCGGCCGCGGCGCCGCCGAGAACCTCGACCTCTTCCGGCGCATGCGCGCCGGCGAGTTCCCCGACGGGGCGCGGGTGCTGCGCGCGAAGATCGACATGGCCTCGCCGAACATCGTCCTGCGCGACCCGACGCTCTACCGCATCAAGCGCGCGACGCACCACCGCACCGGGGATGCCTGGTGCATCTACCCGATGTACGACTTCGCGCACTGCCTCTCCGATGCGATCGAGGGGATCACGCATTCGATCTGCACGCTGGAATTCGAGATCAACCGCCCGCTGTATGACTGGGTGATCGGGAACGTCGACGCGCCGGGGCGCCCGCACCAGTACGAGTTCGCGCGGCTGAACCTGACCTACACGATCCTCTCCAAGCGCAAGCTGCTCAAGCTCGTGCAGGGCGGCACCGTCTCGGGCTGGGACGACCCGCGGATGCCGACGATCTCCGGCTTCCGCCGCCGGGGGTACACCCCTGAGGCGATCCGCGCCTTCTGCGACAAGATCGGCGTCGGCAAGCGCGACAGCACCGTGGACGTCGCGCTGCTCGAGCACTGCCTGCGCGAGGACCTCAACCGGCGCGCGCCGCGGCTGATGGCCGTGCTGCGGCCGCTGAAGCTGGTCATCGAGAACTATCCGGAGGGGCAGGTCGAGGAGCTCGACGCGGTGAACAATCCGGAGGATCCGGCGGCCGGCACGCGCAAGGTTCCCTTCTCGCGCGAACTGTGGATCGACCGCGAGGACTTCCGCGAGGATCCGCCGAAGGGGTTCCTCCGGCTCGCCCCGGGCCGCGAGGTGCGGCTGCGCTACGCCTACTTCGTGCGCTGCACCGGCGTCGTGAAGGACGCGTCCGGCGAGGTGATCGAGGTGCGTGGCACGTACGACCCGGCGACGCGGGGCGGGGACGCGCCGGACGGGCGCAAGGTCAAGGTGACCATGCACTGGCTGTCGGCGGCGCACGCGCGCGAGGCCGAGGTGCGCCTCTACGACCGGCTCTTCGCCCGGGAGAACCCCGACGAGGCCGAGGACTTCCTCGAGGCGCTCAACCCCCACTCGCTCGAGGTCCTGCGCGGCTGCCGCATCGAGCCGGCGCTGGCCGCGGTGGCGCCCGGCGCGCTCGTCCAATTCGAGCGCGTGGGCTACTTCGCGGCCGACGCGCGCGATTGGCGCCCCGGGGCGCCCGTCTTCAACCGCGCGGTGACGCTGCGCGACGCCTGGGAGAAGCTGCGGAAGAGGTGA
- a CDS encoding ABC transporter substrate-binding protein: MVPQEGCSLFETNSAAVSRSVLTAGKADGAALTLDEVLRLRAAGESLTVVLVFDVSAGADVVLARTGIGTLADLAGKRIAADRSGLGALMLHKVLKAAGLPLQAVTVVSLPVDDHFTAWRQGRIDVAITFEPFASRLREQGPHVVFDSRQIPDTIIDVLAFRESALRSHGRAVRALVAAHFRALEHFRRNARDVADRIAPHMKLTGPEALESFRGIVLTDVAANWHYLGGSSPALAAAARSVSSILVAAGLLPREDDLGNLVSAVSLPEAGAS; the protein is encoded by the coding sequence CTGGTTCCCCAGGAAGGCTGTTCTCTCTTTGAGACCAACTCGGCCGCCGTTTCCCGCAGCGTCCTGACGGCGGGCAAGGCGGACGGAGCGGCGCTCACCCTTGACGAGGTGCTGCGCCTCAGGGCCGCCGGCGAGTCGCTGACGGTAGTCCTGGTGTTCGATGTGTCGGCAGGCGCCGATGTCGTCCTGGCGCGCACCGGCATCGGCACCCTCGCCGACCTGGCGGGCAAGCGCATCGCCGCAGATCGGTCCGGCCTCGGGGCCCTGATGCTGCACAAGGTCCTGAAGGCGGCCGGCCTCCCGCTCCAAGCCGTAACGGTCGTTTCCCTTCCTGTCGACGACCATTTCACGGCGTGGCGTCAGGGCCGCATCGACGTCGCGATCACCTTCGAGCCGTTTGCCTCACGCCTGCGCGAGCAGGGCCCGCACGTGGTCTTCGACAGCCGGCAGATCCCCGACACCATCATCGACGTCCTCGCGTTCAGGGAGAGCGCGCTGCGTTCCCACGGCAGGGCGGTGCGCGCACTCGTGGCTGCGCACTTCAGAGCGTTGGAGCACTTCCGCCGCAACGCGCGGGATGTCGCGGACCGCATCGCCCCCCACATGAAGCTGACGGGCCCCGAGGCCCTGGAATCGTTCCGGGGGATCGTGCTCACTGATGTCGCGGCAAACTGGCACTACCTGGGGGGGAGCTCCCCCGCCCTCGCTGCCGCCGCGCGGAGCGTGTCGTCGATCCTCGTCGCGGCGGGCCTTCTCCCGCGCGAGGACGATCTCGGGAACCTGGTGAGCGCTGTGTCTCTGCCGGAGGCAGGCGCCAGCTGA